Within Amycolatopsis sp. cg5, the genomic segment GACGTCAACCAGCAGACACTGGTGCACAACCAGTATCCGTCGATGAACGCGTACAGCACCGAGCACTCCGGCGGCACCTGGGTGTCGAACCAGCACGCCGAGGACATGCTCAACATCGTCGACTACACGCGCAACTGGAGCCGCAGCGTCGTCAAGTGGAGCCTCGCGCTCGACCAGGACATGAAGCCGCACAACGGCGGCTGCGACGTCTGCACCGGGTTCGTCACCGTCCACAACGGAGACTCCCGGCACGGGCAGGTCGACTACACCGTCGAGTACTACACGATGGGGCACCTGACGAAGTTCGTGAAGCCGGGCGCGTACCGGATCGAGTCGAACGACACGGCCGTGCGCAACGTGGCGTGGAAGAACCCCGACGGGTCGAAGGCGCTGATCGCGTACAACCCGGGCGCCGGCGCGCAGAACGTGCGGGTCAACTGGGGCAACCAGTCGTTCACGTACAACCTGCCCGGCAAGACCTCGGCGACGTTCACCTGGAACGGCACCCAGGGCAACGGCGGCGGCAGGACCGGGCCGATCACCGGGCTCGCGGGCAAGTGCGCCGACGTCGCGGGCGCCAATCCCGCCAACGGCACCGCCGTGCAGCTCTACGACTGCAACGGCAGCGGCGCGCAGCAGTGGACCGTCGGCACCGACGGCACCATCCGCGCGCTGGGCAAGTGCCTCGACGTGACCGGTCAGTCCACAACGGACGGTGCACAGCTACAGCTATGGGACTGCGCGGGCGGCGGTAATCAGCGATGGACCGCCAACGGGTCGAAACAGCTGGTCGGCGTCGGCTCGGGCAAATGCCTGGACGTCACCGGCAACAACTCGGCCAACGGCACCCGCCTGCAGATCTGGACCTGCGGCGCTGGCGCCAACCAGCAGTGGAACCTCCCAGCCTGAAGGAGTCACCATGCGTAAGGTTTTCGCGCTGCTGGGCGGCGCGGCCATCCTCACCGCACTACTCGCCGCACCGGCGGAAGCCGCGACCGGCCCGATCACGGGCCTGGCTGGCAAGTGCGCCGACATCGCGGGCGCCAACAGCGCCAACGGCACCGCGGTCCAGCTCTACGACTGCAACGGCACCGGCGCACAGTCGTGGACGACCAACGCCGACGGCTCGTTGCAGGCGCTCGGCAAATGTCTCGACGTGACCGCCGCGTCGACCGCGAACGGCGCGCAGATCCAGTTGTACGACTGCAACGGGACAGGCGCGCAGAAATGGACCGCGAACGCGTCCAAACAGCTCGTGAACACGGGCTCCGGTAAGTGTTTGGACGTCTCCGGGAACAATTCGGCCAACGGGACGCGGCTGCAGATCTGGACTTGTGGCGCGGGCGCCAACCAGCAGTGGAGCCTGCCGACCGGCACCACCGTGCCACCGGGCCCCGGCGCGATGGCCGTCGCGCCGTATCTCTACAACGGCTGGGGCAACCCGCCGAGCCCGACCACGATCATGCAGGCCACCGGCGTCAAGTGGTTCACGCTCGCCTTCATCCTGTCCAACGGCTACTGCAACCCGCAGTGGGACGGCGGCCGCGCGCTCACCGGCGGCGTCGACCAGAACACGATCAACCAGATCCGCGGCGCGGGCGGCGACGTCATCCCGTCGTTCGGCGGCTACAGCGGCAACAAGCTGGAGTCGTCGTGCGGCAGCGCGGGTGAGCTGGCCGCCGCGTACCAAAAGGTCATCAACGGGCTGGGCTTCAAGGCGATCGACCTCGACCTCGAGGCCGACGCGTACTCGAACCCGGCCGTGCAGCAGCGCACGATCGACGCGCTGAAGACCGTTCGCGCCAACAACCCCGGCATCAAGCTGTACTTCACGATCGGCACCGGGCAGAGCGGGCCGGACACCAGCCTGATCAACCGGGCGGCGGCCTCCGGGCTGACCTTGGACGGCTGGACGATCATGCCGTTCGACTTCGGCGGCGCGGGCCAGAACATGGGCAACCTGACCGTTCAAGCCGCGGAAGGGCTCAAGAACGCGGTCAAGAACGCCTACGGGTACAGCGACGACCAGGCGTACCGGCGGATGGGGATCTCGTCGATGAACGGCATCACCGACGTCAACGAGACGGTGACGCTCAACGACTTCCGCACGATCCTGAACTACGCCAACGCGCATCACCTGGCACGGCTGACCTTCTGGTCGACCAACCGGGACCGCCCGTGTCCCGGCGGCTATCCGAACAACGACACCTGCTCGGGTGTCGCCCAGCAGAACTGGGACTTCACCCGCATCTTCGCGCAGTACGCGGGCTAAGCGGGCGCTTGGGGTCGTGAGTGCTGCCGACGGTTCCAACCGTCGGCAGCACTCACGACTGTTCCCTAGAGTGACTGGCATGAACATCTGGCAGGACCGGTTCGCCGGTGCGGAACGCTTCCTCTCCGGCCACCGGCGCCTGACCAGTCGCGAGTGGCTGGCGCAGCTCGCCGAGGCGCCCGGCGCGGACAACGCGCCCGACCTGTACAACGAGGGCCCCGCGCTGCAGCAGCTCGAAACCGATGTGGCGCGGCTGCTCGCAAGCCGAAAGGTCGCTTTGTCGTCAAAGGCGTGATGGCTCAGCAGGCTCTGCTGCGTGTGTGGGCCGAACGATCCAATCGCCGGACCGTCGCGCTCCACGCGCTCAGCCACATCGAACGCGACGAGGACGACGGCTACCGGCGGCTGCACGGACTGGACGGTGTCACGCTCGGCGGTCCCGGCCCGTTCACCGTCGACGATCTGCGCAAGGTCGGCCAGCCGCTCGGTGTCGTCACCGTCGAACTGCCGGTCAGCATGGGCGGGCATCAGCTGCCGAGCTGGGACGAGCTGACCGCGATCTCGCGCTGGTGCCGTGAGAACCGCGTCCCGCTGCATTTCGACGGTGCCCGCCTGTGGGAGAGCGCGCCGTACTACGGCAAGTCGCTGGCCGAGGTCGCCGCGCTCGCCGATTCGGTGTACGTGTCGTTCTACAAGACGATCGGCGGGCTCGCCGGCTGTGTGATCGCGGGCGACGAGGACATCATCGACGAAACCGTGCCGTGGACGTCCCGGCATGGCGGCAACGTCTTCACGGTGTTCCCGTACGTGCTCGCCGCACGCGAGGGCTTGCGCACCCGGCTGCCGAAGGTCGAGGGTTACCGGACGCGCGCCCGCGGCCTGGCCGCCGCGATCGCCCAGGTGCCCGGCGTTTCGGTCACCCCGAATCCGCCGCACACCAACGCGTTCCGGGTCTTCCTGCCCGGCACGCCCGAACAGCTCACCGAAGCGCACCGCGCGCTCGTCGACGCCGAATCGGTCTGGCTGTTCAACGCCTTCGAAGCCACGGGGATCCCGGGGTTGAGTCAGACCGGGGTGACTGTCGGCGACGCGACCGAGGAACTCACCGACGACGAGGTCGCCAGGCTGATCGGAGCGCTCGTCGAGAAGCTCTGACTCACGGCTCCAATTTCGAGTAGGCCTCGACGAGCTGGTTTTCGGCGCTGCTGAGGTAAAGCGAGAGCAGGCTCGCCGCCACCAGGCCCTCGCCCTTGCCGATGACTTCGAGTAGCTCGCGGTTGCGCGGCAGGTAGCGCTCGTGGAACCGGCGCGGATCGTCCATCTGCTGGAAGACCAGGCGCAACTCTGCCGAAAGCACGGTCATCAGCTCGTTGACCCGCTCGCTGTGCGCGAGCGACGCGATCGCGCCGTGGAAGTGGATGTTCGCCGTGCCGAGGTCGCGCCAGCGGCCTTCGCGAGCGGCCAGGTCACCGTCGGCGACCGCCTTCGCCAGCGCTTCGTACTCCGCGGGGCGCTTGGTGAGCGCCTGCACCGCCGAGCATTCGATGAGCTTGCGCACCCGGTAGATGTCGCGGACGTCCTCGACCGTCGGCTTGCGCACCGAGACGCCCCGGTTGAGCTCGTGGGTGAGCAGCCGCTGATGGGTGAGCAGGCGGAACGCCTCGCGCAGCGTGTTGCGGGAGACGCCGAGCGCGGTGCCGATGTCGAGTTCGGACAGGCGCTCGCCCGGCTTGAAGAAGCCTTCCGCGATGCGCGTGCCGAGGATGTCCGCGACGCGCTGCGCCGTGCTCGTGCGGCCCAGCAGGGCTCTGTCTGCCGCAAGTCCGTCTGCCGCTGGCCCGTCGTCGGCGGTGATCACCTTGTCATCTTACTCAACATGAGGCCCTGTCACCATGAGGATCAGTCATCAATAGGACAAGAGTCTTGTGGAATTGTTCAACAATCATCTACGGTGTGAGCCATGCCACGATGAGGTCCTTCGAAGCGAGGTGCTGATGAACGCGATAGCCGCCACAGACGAAGACACCCGGCCGTTCGCCTGGTACCGCACGCTCAGCCCACGCGGCCGCCGCGCGTTCGCGGGCGCGTTCGGCGGATACGGGCTGGACTCCTACGACTACTGGGTACTGCCGTTCAGCATCGGTGCGATCATCGCCTACTTCGGCATCTCGACCGGGACCGGTGGCCTGCTCGGCACCGTCACGCTGGTGGTCTCCGCCATCGGCGGCGCTGGCGCCGGCATCCTCGCCGACCGCATCGGCCGCGTCCGCACCCTCCAGCTGACCGTCGCGACGTACACACTCTTCACCGTGGCCTGCGGGTTCGCGCCCAACTTCGAAACACTGCTCGTGCTGCGTGGCCTGCAGGGTCTCGGCTTCGGCGGCGAATGGGCGGCGGGCGCGATCCTGATCGCCGAATACGCCAAGCCGAAGTTCCGCGGCCGGACGGTCGCGTTCGTGCAGAGCTCGTGGGCGGTCGGCTGGGGCCTGCTGGTGTTCGTGCAGACGATCGCGTTCACGGCGGCGCCGGACGACATCGCCTGGCGCATCCTGTTCTGGACCGGCGTCATCCCCGCGCTGCTCGTACTCTGGGTCCGCCGCAACGTCCAGGACGCCGACGAAGCCACCGAACGACGCGAACGGTCCGCTTCGAAAGGCTCCTTCACCGCGATCTTCAAGGGCGATCTGCTCCGCACCACGCTGTTCGCGGCATTGCTGTCCACCGGTGTCCAGGGCGGCTACTACACGCTCGCGACCTGGCTGCCGACCTACCTGAAGAAGACCCGCGAGCTGACGGTCATCAACAGCACCGGCTACTACGCGGTGCTCATCGCGGGCGCGTTCATCGGTTACGTGTGCGGCGGTTATCTGACGGACCTGTTGGGCCGCAAGAAGAACATCTGGATCTTCGCGGTGCTTTCGGCCGTACTGATCTTCGCGTACACGCAGGTCCCACACGGCGCGAACGGTCTGATCCTGGTGCTGAGCTTCCCGCTCGGCTTCTCGATGTCGGCGATCTTCGCCGGGTTCGGCTCGTTCCTCGCGGAGCTGTACCCGACCGAGGTGCGCGGCACCGGGCAGGGCTTCACCTACAACTTCGGCCGCGCGATCGGCGCGATCTTCCCGACCGTGGTGGGTTTCTACGGGGTCGGCGGCGCGCTCGTGCTCGGCGCGGTCGGCTACGGCATCGCCGCGCTCGCGTTGTTCGGCCTGCCGGAGACCCGCGGTCGCGTGCTCGCCTAGGAAGGGGCTGGAGATGACCACGATGCAGGACCCGTCGACGCTCACCCCGGCCGCAGCCCGCGCGTTGTTCCGCTCCGGCCGCACCAGGCCGACCGCGGGCTGGGCCACCGGTTTCACCCAGACGAACCTGATCGCCGTGCCCGAGGACTGGGCCTACGACATGCTGCTGTTCTGCCAGCGCAACCCGAAGCCGTGCCCGGTGCTCGACGTCAGCGAGCCGGGCGATCCGACGACCGTGCTCGCACCCGATGCCGATCTCCGCTCCGACCTGCCGCTGTACCGGGTGTGGGAGAACGGGCAGCTCGCGGGCGAGGTGTCGGACGTCAGCGGGCTGTGGCGGACGGACCTGGTCGCGTTCTCGATCGGCTGCAGTTTCACCTTCGAGACCGCGCTGGCCGAAGCGGGCATCCCGCTGCGGCACGTCGACCAGGGCCGCAACGTCGCGATGTACGTGACGGACGTCGAGTGCAGGCCCGCGGGCAGGCTGCACGGGCCGATGGTGGTGTCGATGCGCCAGATCCCGGCGGACCGCGTCGACGACGCGACGCGGATCAGCGCCGCGATGCCCGCGGTGCACGGCGCGCCCGTGCACGTTGGTGATCCGGCCAAGCTGGGTATCCATGACCTCGGGAAGCCGGACTTCGGCGACCCGGTCGACGCGGAACCCGGTGACGTGCCGATGTTCTGGGCCTGCGGGGTGACGCCCCAGGCCGCGCTGATGGCGTCGCGGCCGCCGTTCGCGATCACGCACGCGCCGGGGCACATGTTCGTTTCCGACCGGCGTGACTCGGACTATCGGGTGGTGTGAATGGACCTCAACAGTGATCTAGGCGAAGGCTTCGGGGCCTGGAAGATGGGCGACGACGAAGCGATGCTCGACATCGTCTCCAGCGCCAACATCGCCTGCGGCTTCCACGCCGGCGACCCGAGCGTGATGCGCCGGGTCTGCGAGCAGGCGGCCGAGCGCGGCGTGACCATCGGCGCGCACGTCGGGTACCGCGACCTCGCCGGGTTCGGCAGGCGCGCGCTCGACATCGCGCCGGACGATCTCACCAACGAGGTGATGTACCAGATCGGCGCGCTCGACACGTTCGCGATCGCGGCGGGCGCAGGCGTGAAGTACGTGAAACCGCACGGCGCGCTGTACAACACGGCCACCGTGGACAGCGCGCAGGCGGCGGCCGTGCTCGACGGGATCCGGCGGTACGGCACCGATCTGGCGGTGCTGTGCCTGCCCGGCTCCGAGCTGGAACGGCTCGCGCCGGAGTTCGGGCTGACCGCGGTCGCCGAGGCGTTCGCGGATCGCGCGTACACGCAGGCGGGAACGCTGGTGTCCCGCAAGGAGCCCGGCGCGGTGCTGCACGATCCCGACCTCGTCGCGAAACGCGCGGTGACCATGGCGACCACTGGCGAGGTCGAGACGACCGAAGGCGTGCTCAAGCTCGAACCCGCGTCGTTGTGCGTGCACGGCGACACCCCCGGCGCGGTCGAACTGGCCCGCCGGATCCGCGAAGGACTCGTGGCCGCCGGTATCCCGATCGGATCGTTCGCCTGATGCGCATCCTGCGTTATGGGGCACGGGCGGCGCTGGTCGACTTCGACCGGATCGAAGAGGTGCTCGGCCTGCAGGCGGCCATCGACGGCGAGCCACCAGCCGGTCTCGTCGAAACGGTGCCCGCGGCCCGCACGATCCTGCTGCGCTACGACCCGGACCGCACGAGTTTCGAGCGGCTCTGCGACACGGTCCGGCAGTACTCGTTCACCGAGGCAGACCGGTCGGGCGGTCACGAGGTCGCCGTGCCCGTGACCTACGACGGCGAAGATCTCGCTCACGTGGCGGAGGAAACCGGGTTCAGTGTGCGCGAGGTGATCGCGCGGCACACCGGCGGCGTGTACACGGTCGCCTTTTGCGGATTCGCGCCCGGTTTCGGCTATCTGACCGGGCTGGATCCGGCGCTGCGGCTACCTCGCCGCCGAACACCGCGCACCCGTGTGCCCGCCGGTTCGGTCGCCATCGCGGACGAATACACCGCGATCTACCCCAATGCGTCACCCGGCGGCTGGCAACTGCTCGGGCACACGACGCTTTCGGTCTGGGACGTCGACCGCGATCCGCCGCAACTGCTCGCGCCCGGCACCAAGGTCCGGTTCCATGAAGTTTGAGGTTCTCGCGCCGGGCCCGCAGACCACCGTCCAGGACTTGGGCCGTCCCGGTCTGGCGGCGCTGGGCGTCGGCCGCGCGGGCGCGGCGGACCGGGCGTCGCTGAAGCTGGCCAACCGGTTGGTCGGCAATCCCGAGTCGTACGCGGCGCTCGAGGTGACCTTCGGCGGCCTTCGCGTGCGCTTCTCGGAAGACGCCTGGGTGGCCGTCACGGGAGCCACGTGCGTAGTTCGCGGTGGCCGCTCGCCGGGACTGGGCGTGCCAATCCTTGTGAGAGCAGGAGAGGACTTCTCGCTCGAAGCGCCCTCTCAAGGCTTACGAAACTACGTGGCCGTGCGAGGTGGCATCGAGGTCACGCCGGTATTGGGGTCCCGTTCGACGGACACGCTCGCCAAACTCGGTCCGCCCGCGCTGACCGCGGGCATGACGGTTCCGCTCGGTCGCGCGCCGCTGACGTTTCCGGCCGCGGATTTGGCTCCACAGCGTGCTTTCCCGGATGAATTGGTACTGCGTGTGACGCCAGGTCCGCGCTGGGACTGGTTCGTGCCGGACACTTTGGCCCAGTTGGCCTCGGCACCGTTCCAAGTGACTTCCGACGTGAGCCGCGTCGGCGTCCGTCTGGCGGGCCCCACGCTGATTCGCGCCAACGACGCCGAACTGCCACCGGAAGCCGCCGTCCCCGGCGCACTGCAGGTGCCGCCGGCGGGTGATCCGATCCTGTTCCTCGCCGATCACCCGGTCACCGGCGGCTATCCCGTGGTCGCCGTGGTGGACGAAGCCGACGTGGACCTCGCCGCGCAGGCGAGGCCGGGTCAGAACGTGCGTTTCGTGCTCAGAAACCGGAAACCCGGAGCGTGATGTTCAGCCGTCCGCTCAAGTCGAGATCGGGATCTCCCCGGTCCGGCAACGTCTTCGTGACACCGTGAAACGCGAGCCGCGACGGCCCGCCGAACACGAACAGGTCCCCTGAGCGCAGCTCGACGTCGGTCCACGGCCGCCCCCGGTTCTCCGTGTTCCCGAACCGGAACACGCACGCGTCGCCCAGGCTCAGCGACACGACCGGTTCCAGGCTCGCTTCGTCCTTGTCCTGGTGCAGCCCCATTTTCGCGGCACTGTCGTAGTGATTGATCAACGCGATGTCCGGCCGGTAGTCAGCAGCCGTCCCGTACGCGTCGGACACCGCGCGCTGCCCCAGCTCGGCCAGCCACTCCGGGAACGGCGTGACCGGTCCGCCGTCCACGTCGTCGATCGTCTTCGAGTACTTGTACGGGTACCAATGCCAGCCAAGGCAGACCGTTCGCACCGACATCACGCCGCCGTTGGGCAGCCGCGCGGCCCGGAACCCGGCGCGCGGTGTCGCCCATTCCCGGCAGGCGACGACCAGCCGTCGGCGCAGGTCAGGGTCCAGCCAGTCGGGAACGTGCACCGCGCCGGGCGCGACCTCGGCGCGGGGTCGCGGGATGAGGTCCATGCCGTCGAAATTACCCTGCGGGAGCGCTCAACCTTTCCGGCGGCCGCGCGGTCTAGGGAAGGTCTGGGTACGAAGGGGGCAGCTGTGCGGCAGGTCGATGAGCGGTTCGAGGCGTTCGTGCTCAGGCACTACGACGAGCTGTTCCGCTACGCGATGATCCTGTGCGGCGACCGCGCCGACGCCGAGGATCTGGTGCACGACGCGTTGCTGAAACTGGTCCGCCACCTGCGCCGTCTCGACATCGAATACGAGCGCGCTTACGCACGCAAAGCCGTTTTCAATCTCTTCCTCAGCGGCAGGCGGCGCAAGCTCAAGGAGTTCCTCAGCGACAAGCAGCACACGGTCGAGCCGGACATGGCGCCGAACGTGGCGCTGCGCGACGAGATGCTCGCGTTGCTGCTCACCCTGCCCAAGCGCGAACGCGCCGTGATCACCGCCCGCTTCTACCTCGACCTGTCCGAAGCGAACACCGCCGCGCTGCTCGGCTGCAGCACCGGGACGGTGAAGTCATCGACCAGCCGGGGGCTGGCCAAACTCCGCAAACTGCACACCGAGGTGACCATATGACCGACTTTTCCGGCGAGGTCCGAGCCCAGCTCGCCGCCGCCACCCTGCCCGAACCTGACGACGACCAGGCCGCCCGCGCGGTCCGCGGTGTCCTCCGCGCCCGCGACAAGCGACGTCAGCGGCTGACCGTCGCCAGTGTCGCCGCCGTCGTGCTGGTCGCGGGTGGCCTGACCGCGATCACGCAAACCAGCGCTCCGCCTGGGCCGGACAAATCACCCCCGGCCGCCGGCGTGCGGACGGAGTCGGCGTCCTGGCCGCGGCGTGGCCCGCTGATCAGCGACACCGCGCTGATCGAGCGCTCGATCGAAGCCTGGCGCCAAGCGTTCTCCCAGGATCGCGCGGCGAACCCGGCGGTCCTTTTCGCCGGGTTCGCCGGTGACAGTGCCACGGGGTTACGAGCGGACATCGTCGTGCTGCGCGGCACCGACGAGAACGGCCGCACGGTCGTCGCCTTCGCCACGACGAATCTGACCGACAAGGTCCCCGACCGCTCGCTCATGCGGATCCGCGCGCGCCAGGTGTTCGACAAGCCGCTGGAGATGATCCCGGTGACCGGCTTCGTGACCACGAAGCTGTTCGCCGACGAGCACTTCAGCACGAGTTTCGCCTTCGCGCTGACCGCCGCGGGCATCGGCGATGGCCGGATCGTGTCTTCCGTCGACGACGGCACTCCCACACCGGTGGTGGACGGCGCGTTCTCCACGACGATGAACCGGGGTTCGGGCAGGTGGAACACCGCGGTGCTACTCGGCCAGCGCGGCACCTTCGCGCTCGCCTCGGGTGTCACCGACGTCGACGCGCGCGACATCAAGGTGGCCAAGACCGAC encodes:
- a CDS encoding ricin-type beta-trefoil lectin domain protein, giving the protein MRKVFALLGGAAILTALLAAPAEAATGPITGLAGKCADIAGANSANGTAVQLYDCNGTGAQSWTTNADGSLQALGKCLDVTAASTANGAQIQLYDCNGTGAQKWTANASKQLVNTGSGKCLDVSGNNSANGTRLQIWTCGAGANQQWSLPTGTTVPPGPGAMAVAPYLYNGWGNPPSPTTIMQATGVKWFTLAFILSNGYCNPQWDGGRALTGGVDQNTINQIRGAGGDVIPSFGGYSGNKLESSCGSAGELAAAYQKVINGLGFKAIDLDLEADAYSNPAVQQRTIDALKTVRANNPGIKLYFTIGTGQSGPDTSLINRAAASGLTLDGWTIMPFDFGGAGQNMGNLTVQAAEGLKNAVKNAYGYSDDQAYRRMGISSMNGITDVNETVTLNDFRTILNYANAHHLARLTFWSTNRDRPCPGGYPNNDTCSGVAQQNWDFTRIFAQYAG
- a CDS encoding low specificity L-threonine aldolase; this translates as MAGAARRGARRGQRARPVQRGPRAAAARNRCGAAARKPKGRFVVKGVMAQQALLRVWAERSNRRTVALHALSHIERDEDDGYRRLHGLDGVTLGGPGPFTVDDLRKVGQPLGVVTVELPVSMGGHQLPSWDELTAISRWCRENRVPLHFDGARLWESAPYYGKSLAEVAALADSVYVSFYKTIGGLAGCVIAGDEDIIDETVPWTSRHGGNVFTVFPYVLAAREGLRTRLPKVEGYRTRARGLAAAIAQVPGVSVTPNPPHTNAFRVFLPGTPEQLTEAHRALVDAESVWLFNAFEATGIPGLSQTGVTVGDATEELTDDEVARLIGALVEKL
- a CDS encoding GntR family transcriptional regulator translates to MITADDGPAADGLAADRALLGRTSTAQRVADILGTRIAEGFFKPGERLSELDIGTALGVSRNTLREAFRLLTHQRLLTHELNRGVSVRKPTVEDVRDIYRVRKLIECSAVQALTKRPAEYEALAKAVADGDLAAREGRWRDLGTANIHFHGAIASLAHSERVNELMTVLSAELRLVFQQMDDPRRFHERYLPRNRELLEVIGKGEGLVAASLLSLYLSSAENQLVEAYSKLEP
- a CDS encoding MFS transporter, producing the protein MNAIAATDEDTRPFAWYRTLSPRGRRAFAGAFGGYGLDSYDYWVLPFSIGAIIAYFGISTGTGGLLGTVTLVVSAIGGAGAGILADRIGRVRTLQLTVATYTLFTVACGFAPNFETLLVLRGLQGLGFGGEWAAGAILIAEYAKPKFRGRTVAFVQSSWAVGWGLLVFVQTIAFTAAPDDIAWRILFWTGVIPALLVLWVRRNVQDADEATERRERSASKGSFTAIFKGDLLRTTLFAALLSTGVQGGYYTLATWLPTYLKKTRELTVINSTGYYAVLIAGAFIGYVCGGYLTDLLGRKKNIWIFAVLSAVLIFAYTQVPHGANGLILVLSFPLGFSMSAIFAGFGSFLAELYPTEVRGTGQGFTYNFGRAIGAIFPTVVGFYGVGGALVLGAVGYGIAALALFGLPETRGRVLA
- a CDS encoding putative hydro-lyase, which encodes MTTMQDPSTLTPAAARALFRSGRTRPTAGWATGFTQTNLIAVPEDWAYDMLLFCQRNPKPCPVLDVSEPGDPTTVLAPDADLRSDLPLYRVWENGQLAGEVSDVSGLWRTDLVAFSIGCSFTFETALAEAGIPLRHVDQGRNVAMYVTDVECRPAGRLHGPMVVSMRQIPADRVDDATRISAAMPAVHGAPVHVGDPAKLGIHDLGKPDFGDPVDAEPGDVPMFWACGVTPQAALMASRPPFAITHAPGHMFVSDRRDSDYRVV
- a CDS encoding LamB/YcsF family protein gives rise to the protein MDLNSDLGEGFGAWKMGDDEAMLDIVSSANIACGFHAGDPSVMRRVCEQAAERGVTIGAHVGYRDLAGFGRRALDIAPDDLTNEVMYQIGALDTFAIAAGAGVKYVKPHGALYNTATVDSAQAAAVLDGIRRYGTDLAVLCLPGSELERLAPEFGLTAVAEAFADRAYTQAGTLVSRKEPGAVLHDPDLVAKRAVTMATTGEVETTEGVLKLEPASLCVHGDTPGAVELARRIREGLVAAGIPIGSFA
- a CDS encoding allophanate hydrolase subunit 1 codes for the protein MRILRYGARAALVDFDRIEEVLGLQAAIDGEPPAGLVETVPAARTILLRYDPDRTSFERLCDTVRQYSFTEADRSGGHEVAVPVTYDGEDLAHVAEETGFSVREVIARHTGGVYTVAFCGFAPGFGYLTGLDPALRLPRRRTPRTRVPAGSVAIADEYTAIYPNASPGGWQLLGHTTLSVWDVDRDPPQLLAPGTKVRFHEV
- a CDS encoding biotin-dependent carboxyltransferase family protein — translated: MKFEVLAPGPQTTVQDLGRPGLAALGVGRAGAADRASLKLANRLVGNPESYAALEVTFGGLRVRFSEDAWVAVTGATCVVRGGRSPGLGVPILVRAGEDFSLEAPSQGLRNYVAVRGGIEVTPVLGSRSTDTLAKLGPPALTAGMTVPLGRAPLTFPAADLAPQRAFPDELVLRVTPGPRWDWFVPDTLAQLASAPFQVTSDVSRVGVRLAGPTLIRANDAELPPEAAVPGALQVPPAGDPILFLADHPVTGGYPVVAVVDEADVDLAAQARPGQNVRFVLRNRKPGA
- a CDS encoding alpha-ketoglutarate-dependent dioxygenase AlkB, whose product is MDLIPRPRAEVAPGAVHVPDWLDPDLRRRLVVACREWATPRAGFRAARLPNGGVMSVRTVCLGWHWYPYKYSKTIDDVDGGPVTPFPEWLAELGQRAVSDAYGTAADYRPDIALINHYDSAAKMGLHQDKDEASLEPVVSLSLGDACVFRFGNTENRGRPWTDVELRSGDLFVFGGPSRLAFHGVTKTLPDRGDPDLDLSGRLNITLRVSGF
- a CDS encoding SigE family RNA polymerase sigma factor, which translates into the protein MRQVDERFEAFVLRHYDELFRYAMILCGDRADAEDLVHDALLKLVRHLRRLDIEYERAYARKAVFNLFLSGRRRKLKEFLSDKQHTVEPDMAPNVALRDEMLALLLTLPKRERAVITARFYLDLSEANTAALLGCSTGTVKSSTSRGLAKLRKLHTEVTI